In Streptomyces sclerotialus, one genomic interval encodes:
- a CDS encoding Ku protein — protein sequence MAHAVWAGALSFGLVALPVQMVTATESHTVHFHQLQRGTSDRVRNKRVNERTGKEVRYDDIVKGYDAGDEYVLVEPDELDEIAPGRSKQLDITGFVDLDAVDPIFFDRTYYLAPRSKEYAKVYGLLREALAKANKAGIATFVMRNREYLVAVKAEGDILALHTLHWADEVRDPRKELPTLPGRAKPEKKELETAVSLIDALTVEWDPADYHDTYQEKVRRLIEAKRAGESVEKAEPAPEPTNVIDLREALQASVDRAKGRRKGGGQPASGGESKSGGESKSGSEPKAGRNAESGRAGLDGLTKAELYRRATEADVPGRSSMDRDELIEALSGGGPKSRRRKKAS from the coding sequence GTGGCACATGCGGTCTGGGCCGGTGCGCTCTCGTTCGGGCTGGTCGCCCTGCCGGTGCAGATGGTGACCGCGACGGAGAGCCACACGGTCCACTTCCACCAGTTGCAGCGCGGCACCTCCGACCGGGTGCGCAACAAGCGCGTCAACGAGCGCACCGGCAAGGAAGTCCGGTACGACGACATCGTCAAGGGCTACGACGCCGGGGACGAGTACGTGCTCGTGGAGCCGGACGAGCTGGACGAGATCGCGCCGGGCCGGTCGAAGCAACTGGATATCACCGGATTCGTCGATCTCGACGCGGTCGATCCGATCTTCTTCGACCGGACGTACTACCTCGCGCCCAGGAGCAAGGAGTACGCGAAGGTGTACGGCCTGCTGCGGGAGGCGCTGGCGAAGGCGAACAAGGCCGGCATCGCCACGTTCGTGATGCGCAACCGGGAGTACCTCGTCGCCGTGAAGGCCGAGGGCGACATCCTGGCGCTGCACACGCTGCACTGGGCGGACGAGGTACGGGACCCGCGCAAGGAGCTGCCGACGCTGCCCGGACGCGCGAAGCCGGAGAAGAAGGAGCTGGAGACCGCGGTGTCACTGATCGACGCGCTGACCGTCGAATGGGACCCGGCGGACTACCACGACACGTACCAGGAGAAGGTGCGGCGGCTCATCGAGGCCAAGCGCGCCGGGGAGTCCGTGGAGAAGGCCGAGCCCGCTCCGGAGCCCACCAACGTCATCGACCTGCGCGAGGCCCTGCAGGCCAGCGTGGACCGCGCGAAGGGCCGCCGGAAGGGCGGCGGGCAGCCGGCGTCGGGCGGGGAGTCGAAGTCCGGCGGGGAATCGAAGTCGGGCAGTGAACCGAAAGCCGGTCGGAACGCGGAGTCCGGCCGGGCCGGGCTCGACGGGCTCACCAAGGCGGAGCTCTACCGGCGGGCCACCGAGGCGGACGTGCCCGGCCGCTCCTCGATGGACCGGGACGAACTGATCGAGGCCCTCTCCGGCGGCGGGCCGAAGTCCCGCCGCCGCAAGAAGGCCTCTTGA
- a CDS encoding SDR family oxidoreductase has product MSSASQRRVVVTGATGNVGTSVVRVLSEDPQVDEVHCVARRMPRSSPEKTTWTAADIADEAYDLAADFAGASAVVHLAWAFQPTHRPPETWRTNVLGSMRVFEAAARAGVPALVHASSVGAYSPGPKDHKVDEEWPTHGWPDAAYCREKAYLERVLDGFERDHPDMRVVRMRPGFLFKEESASEQRRIFGGVATPAQLGKLARPGLLPFLPDIPGLRFQVLHTDDAAGAYRLAVLGEARGAFNLAAEPPVDMPFLARLLKARTVRMPAAAARAALGTGWRLRLVRASPHLFDAVLGLPLMDCRRAREELGWRPERTATEAVEALLSGLRNESGAPTPPLASRPKTA; this is encoded by the coding sequence ATGAGCAGTGCTTCCCAGCGGCGGGTCGTGGTGACCGGCGCCACCGGTAACGTCGGCACCAGTGTGGTCCGCGTGCTGAGTGAGGACCCGCAGGTCGACGAGGTCCACTGCGTCGCGCGCCGCATGCCGCGCAGCTCGCCGGAGAAGACCACATGGACCGCGGCCGACATCGCGGACGAGGCGTACGACCTCGCCGCCGACTTCGCGGGCGCGTCCGCCGTGGTACATCTCGCCTGGGCCTTCCAGCCCACCCACCGCCCGCCGGAGACCTGGCGCACCAACGTCCTCGGCAGCATGCGGGTCTTCGAGGCGGCGGCCAGGGCCGGCGTGCCCGCGCTGGTCCACGCGTCCTCGGTCGGTGCCTACTCCCCCGGCCCCAAGGACCACAAGGTGGACGAGGAGTGGCCCACCCACGGCTGGCCGGACGCCGCTTACTGCCGCGAGAAGGCGTACCTGGAACGGGTCCTGGACGGCTTCGAGCGGGACCACCCCGACATGCGGGTGGTCCGCATGCGCCCGGGGTTCCTCTTCAAGGAGGAGTCGGCGTCCGAGCAGCGGCGGATCTTCGGCGGCGTCGCGACACCCGCGCAGCTCGGCAAGCTGGCCCGTCCCGGGCTGCTGCCGTTCCTGCCGGACATCCCGGGCCTGCGCTTCCAGGTGCTGCACACCGACGACGCGGCCGGCGCCTACCGGCTGGCCGTCCTCGGTGAGGCACGCGGCGCCTTCAACCTCGCGGCCGAACCGCCGGTGGACATGCCCTTCCTCGCCCGGCTGCTGAAGGCCCGTACGGTACGGATGCCCGCGGCGGCCGCCCGGGCAGCGCTCGGCACCGGCTGGCGGCTGCGGCTGGTACGCGCCTCGCCGCACCTGTTCGACGCGGTGCTGGGGCTGCCGCTGATGGACTGCCGCCGGGCGCGCGAGGAGCTGGGCTGGCGGCCGGAGCGCACCGCGACCGAGGCCGTCGAAGCGCTGCTGAGCGGGCTGCGGAACGAGAGCGGAGCGCCCACGCCGCCCCTGGCGAGCCGGCCGAAAACCGCCTGA
- a CDS encoding DUF2795 domain-containing protein, protein MADKGSGPDSPLHDDEVKKRLKGELQANRGIRVEEEHEAEPAGEDQPAVQRSPEGTLEGGTPPGMSGGDVELRSELARHLEPSIYPADRTTVLDSLRSNNAPDSILARAENLPGGQQFGNVQDIARALGLGTEERRT, encoded by the coding sequence ATGGCGGACAAGGGGAGCGGGCCGGACAGCCCGCTGCACGACGACGAGGTGAAGAAGCGCCTGAAGGGCGAGCTGCAGGCCAATCGCGGCATCCGGGTGGAGGAGGAGCACGAAGCCGAGCCCGCGGGTGAGGACCAGCCCGCGGTGCAGCGCTCCCCGGAAGGGACCCTCGAAGGCGGCACACCCCCGGGGATGTCCGGCGGCGACGTGGAGCTGCGGTCGGAGCTGGCCCGCCACCTGGAACCGAGCATCTACCCCGCCGACCGAACCACCGTGCTGGACTCGCTGCGCAGCAACAACGCGCCGGACAGCATCCTGGCGCGGGCCGAGAACCTGCCCGGCGGGCAGCAGTTCGGCAACGTGCAGGACATCGCGCGGGCGCTCGGCCTCGGCACCGAGGAGCGCCGTACCTGA
- a CDS encoding DUF2267 domain-containing protein, with product MEGTRGGGIMGGDLLAAVRTSGRYRTMAEAERAVRHILVAFAGQLTGAERVAFLRSLPPEAARIVAGDITDERRRTACEFVDRLAARTEGATHATARWDASTVLTAVGAHLGEELLQRILAQLPRGYALLFGRADLTPMA from the coding sequence ATGGAAGGGACCAGAGGAGGCGGCATCATGGGCGGCGACCTGCTCGCGGCGGTGCGGACCTCGGGGCGCTACCGGACCATGGCGGAGGCCGAGCGGGCCGTCCGGCACATACTGGTGGCCTTCGCCGGCCAGCTCACCGGCGCGGAGCGCGTCGCCTTCCTCCGGTCGCTGCCGCCCGAGGCCGCGCGGATCGTCGCCGGTGACATAACGGACGAGCGGCGGCGGACCGCCTGCGAGTTCGTGGACCGGTTGGCGGCCCGCACGGAGGGCGCCACGCACGCGACCGCGCGCTGGGACGCCAGCACCGTCCTCACCGCCGTCGGCGCCCATCTGGGGGAGGAACTGCTGCAACGCATCCTGGCGCAGCTGCCCCGCGGGTACGCCCTGCTGTTCGGCCGGGCCGATCTGACCCCGATGGCCTGA
- a CDS encoding FAD-dependent oxidoreductase, which translates to MSHISDLPGIDESYWMASAHTTSYAPLTEDTEADVTVIGGGIAGLCTAWELSRAGRRVVVLEADRIAAGVTGYTTAKLSALHTLVYDRLRRTRGSGAALQYAVSQQGAVERVAEVAQELGIDCELERFPAFTYVRDPAGTDQLRAEADAAQEAGLPASYVTETGLPFDVAGAVRVEDQLLFHPRKYLLALAEDLRGHGGAVYERTRATGLHEGSPCRVTTETGATVTSREVVVATHYPVFDRALLFTRLSPRRELVVAAPIEAGRDIGGMYITEEEGKRSVRTAPYGDDRRLLVVTGETFTPGTGDTVERFRKLAGWTERNFPGTEVAYRWAAQDNDSTDTVPLVGPFHPGARHTYVATGFGGWGLSGGVMAGRLIAGLIAGDPPPWAGLYDPRRLWGPVREAPAFLSHQAKVGLHFIGDRLRTTHVDSVADIPPGTGAVVRVDGRRCAVYRDEDGTVQAVSARCTHLGCLVAFNAAETAWECPCHGSRFGTEGTVLQGPALHPLEQLDIGTDV; encoded by the coding sequence ATGTCCCACATCTCAGATCTTCCCGGCATCGACGAGTCGTACTGGATGGCCAGCGCGCACACCACCTCGTACGCCCCGCTCACCGAGGACACCGAAGCCGACGTGACGGTGATCGGAGGCGGCATCGCGGGGCTCTGCACGGCGTGGGAGCTGTCGAGAGCCGGCCGGCGCGTCGTCGTCCTCGAAGCGGACCGGATCGCGGCGGGCGTCACCGGCTACACCACCGCCAAGCTCTCCGCGCTGCACACCCTGGTCTACGACCGGCTGCGCCGCACCCGTGGCAGCGGAGCCGCGCTCCAGTACGCCGTCTCCCAGCAGGGCGCGGTCGAGCGGGTCGCCGAGGTCGCGCAGGAGCTGGGCATCGACTGCGAGCTGGAGCGGTTCCCCGCGTTCACCTACGTCCGTGACCCGGCGGGCACCGACCAGCTGCGCGCCGAGGCCGACGCCGCGCAGGAGGCGGGCCTGCCGGCCTCGTACGTCACCGAGACCGGGCTGCCGTTCGACGTGGCCGGTGCGGTGCGCGTCGAGGACCAGCTCCTCTTCCATCCCCGCAAGTACCTGCTGGCGCTCGCCGAGGACCTGCGGGGACACGGCGGTGCGGTGTACGAGCGGACGCGCGCCACCGGGCTGCACGAGGGCTCGCCCTGCCGGGTGACGACCGAGACCGGCGCGACGGTGACCTCCCGCGAGGTGGTCGTCGCCACGCACTACCCGGTGTTCGACCGGGCCCTGCTGTTCACCCGGCTCTCGCCGCGCCGGGAGCTGGTGGTCGCCGCGCCCATCGAGGCCGGCCGGGACATCGGCGGGATGTACATCACCGAGGAGGAGGGCAAGCGCTCGGTACGCACCGCGCCGTACGGCGACGACCGGCGGCTGCTCGTCGTCACCGGCGAGACCTTCACCCCCGGTACGGGCGACACCGTCGAGCGGTTCCGGAAGCTCGCCGGCTGGACCGAGCGGAACTTCCCCGGCACGGAGGTCGCCTACCGGTGGGCGGCCCAGGACAACGACTCCACCGACACGGTGCCGCTGGTCGGGCCGTTCCACCCGGGCGCCCGGCACACCTACGTCGCCACCGGCTTCGGCGGCTGGGGGCTGAGCGGCGGTGTGATGGCGGGCCGCCTGATCGCCGGGCTGATCGCCGGGGACCCGCCGCCGTGGGCCGGGCTGTACGACCCGCGGCGGCTGTGGGGTCCGGTCCGGGAGGCGCCCGCCTTCCTCAGCCACCAGGCGAAGGTCGGCCTGCACTTCATCGGCGACCGGCTGCGCACCACGCACGTCGACTCGGTCGCGGACATTCCGCCCGGAACCGGCGCGGTGGTACGGGTGGACGGCCGGCGGTGCGCGGTGTACCGGGACGAGGACGGCACCGTGCAGGCGGTCTCGGCCCGCTGCACCCACCTGGGCTGTCTGGTCGCGTTCAACGCGGCGGAGACGGCGTGGGAGTGCCCCTGCCACGGCTCCCGCTTCGGCACGGAGGGCACCGTACTCCAAGGTCCGGCGCTGCACCCGCTGGAGCAGCTGGACATCGGCACCGACGTGTAA
- a CDS encoding hemerythrin domain-containing protein, whose amino-acid sequence MGHGGDVIQELTTDHREVTELFRRIEGAVPGSEERKRLADELTIELVRHSVAEEQHLYPAVRRHLPDGDALADKETADHGRVETLLKSLEKTGAEHPDFSHLVVKLRTEVTEHVRDEEGRLFPQLRDACPQEELDELGEKIRSAKKTAPTRPHPKAPSTPPANKLLAPGAGLVDRARDFVTGRGK is encoded by the coding sequence ATGGGTCACGGCGGCGACGTCATCCAGGAACTGACCACTGACCACCGCGAGGTGACCGAGCTCTTCCGACGCATCGAGGGCGCCGTCCCCGGGTCGGAGGAGCGCAAGCGGCTGGCCGACGAGCTGACGATCGAGCTGGTCCGGCACTCGGTGGCCGAGGAGCAGCACCTCTACCCGGCGGTGCGCAGGCACCTCCCGGACGGGGACGCGCTCGCCGACAAGGAGACAGCCGACCACGGCCGGGTGGAAACACTGCTGAAGAGCCTGGAGAAGACCGGGGCCGAGCATCCCGACTTCAGCCACCTCGTCGTCAAGCTGCGCACCGAGGTCACCGAGCACGTCAGGGACGAGGAGGGCCGGCTCTTCCCGCAGCTGCGTGACGCCTGCCCGCAGGAGGAGCTGGACGAGCTCGGCGAGAAGATCCGCAGCGCGAAGAAGACGGCGCCCACCCGGCCGCACCCCAAGGCCCCCAGCACCCCGCCCGCCAACAAGCTGCTGGCCCCCGGCGCGGGACTGGTCGACCGGGCCCGGGACTTCGTCACCGGGCGCGGCAAGTAA